The Solanum dulcamara chromosome 6, daSolDulc1.2, whole genome shotgun sequence genome contains the following window.
aatatattattaatgaataaaacttgtattatatgagttttataaattattctcgataatttatattaaaactatattataaatgaacaattaaaaaaaattattattataaataataaatatttttttaatataatatatttacgTAAGTTTCCTAATTTTTCGATATTACAACACTAATTTCGGCCAGTATACGTCCAAATTCTAAGGCCCTCTCACGAGTTCAACTTTTTTAGCTCCTTCTGGACTCCAATATGCAGCCTCTGTCAGTGAATACACCTTCATGATTCAAACGTACAATCTATAAGTTACTTGGAAGttaaaattaagatattttgaaTTTGATTATTAAGATTTATAGATTGAGATATTTAAatctaaatataaattattacttttatatttaaaaactgaataattaaaattatttattttcaatatatgaCTATATGCATACTTTATCTTATTAAACACAATCAACatacaattcaaataaaattaggAACAAGTCGGCAAGTGTTCTTTTTAGGAGATATCACATGTAAAACAAAAGTTGAACAAGTCGGCAAGTAGTACTTTGAATAAGACAAAATCAATTGTTACATCCGTGGACAAAAATTAAGTATAAATCATGTTCTAATTTATCTTAAGTATATAGGTTCAGACTAATATGAAAGAAGGcaaaatatggatttaattaattattaactttcAAACGCATTCGTTAATTATGTCTTTCACACACTATCTCTTTCGACTTCAAATAATATTCAGATCAATTTGTGCACAGGCTttaatttattcaaatcttACTTTTGAAATTTCATTTAGTATTTGCAAACacagttaaaacttttttatagGCGGCTCTCAAGACAGTgacttagaaattaatttaaagaCATGTGAACAAGAAGAGAATAATACAAAAGCATAAGCTAATCAACGGCACAATCTCTTTTTAAGTGCAATAATAATGAATCAATCAACTACAGTAAACGTACAACACCGTTTTTTAGAAACGGTCGATTAATTATCCGTTTGAATTAACTTATAGAttgttgaaaataatttataagttatttttaattttttttaaatatttaactaattaatttaaaattattttatatttaaaataaatccaataaataaataaatttatttgattgagcttatttaaaataaaaatattataaatcgaAAATAGGACACCTTCCATTTCATTCGCTTCTTCATGAATCGTAGGACCCCACCTACCCCACTACCACCACTTATCTCCTCGATCCCCTCAATCCTCACTCACCGATGTAAGGCCATCTCCGATTCATGTcaaattttgtatcaaatattatatttaatgtaAAATTGAGTGTAAAATTATTTCAATTCATATTAAATTTTGCATCAAATTTAATGTGTAAATAGTGTAGTACCACATTATTTATCACATCAAttgtcttttattattattttattataccaTACTTTTAATTAAATGTTATATAAATTggtatgttttaattaaaatattttattaggtttacgtaatatatttataatattaattttagattaaaattttaatttttttatatattattttcctttgcttgaatatttttaaaattaaatttatattaattctactataaatttgaattggagATAAGTACGATtaaccttgacaaaaattaattatGCAAAACTATAAATTGGTGAATATATTAACTTCATGTATTATAATGCACAATATGATAATTGAGGATGAGCGTGATCTTAACGTACCAATTCAAGATGCTTTAGATGGTTCAACTCCAACGGTAGAAATGacagtaaataaaaattatcgattttaataatttcttgctcgacataaaaaaattaagaacaaAGAAGCTTATTTTGAACCACGTAATGCATTAATAAATCATTTATGGGAGCACCATAGTGATCTTGAAAGTTGAATATTCATGtagaacttaaaataaaattttcaattatgtaatgtttatttaattatatttctctaatgatttcacttttatttgtgttatttattattacgtataatatgtaatatttgctagcaatttatattatttaaaaaattatgatataaaataattttatattaaacaaCTATAATTTGTAACAATATGAAAATTATGTAGAGAAtgttttttagaaagaattttgttttatgaaataagaaaatataaataaaacaagaaatagtaatataataaataaaagagagcttcttcttttttttttatgtaaaatttGGTATAGTGGGTTGGAGTTGTGCAAAATTTGGTGCTAGGATTGGAGATGAAGAGAAAATTTATTGTTGGTAGGatgcataaaaataatatataaattgaatacattaataatattaatattaattatactTACATTAATTAATTgcatgtatcatataattttttttaaaatgttaatttataaagataaataaagatattctttataaatataatgaaaaaattgtaaaaaaagattttgaggGATAATTGAGTCTTTGACCAtactaatgcatgcattaaatctTCTTACATTACTCATACATATTAGTAATATTCTCCTCAATACACAATAAATTGTATACATAGGTTGAAAAAATGTATCAAATATGTTAATATTAATacacaaaattaatatatgcattattttttctaatacaCTCTTTAATAAAACTAttcacttttaaaaaattaaaaaatattttatccttaattaaatgtcttaaagaaggaaattattttttaataatataaaattctaTATTGAAACAAGGATATTTTGAatggaaaaaaattgttttttctttattatactCTATATAACATCATTtatttagaaataaaataaaataaataaaaactatcactttttaaaatgaaaagataAGGTGAACCTCTAACCATatattttggatcaaatttataaaatttatctttaaatTTCTATTTAATCATAGATTTTGAATCAAAGTTTTGAAAtctattttcaaatttcaaaatttggtTCACATTGGTTTTTCTTTAAAGAAATTTCATTTCCACTCATAGTTACATGTTCAATCACAATTTTAGAATTCAAATGtataaatttcaatttcaaaatctattagtaatgttaatttttttttcataatattatcAAGTTTAACAAATAGATTTTAATACTCCCTTCATTCTAAATTAAGTAAATTTGTGAGataatgaaaatatgaaatggagggagtaataagcaaaactaaaaaaatattaatcttTCACAAActcaaaaagtaaaaatcaTTTGGCGTATGTTAAGACACTAGAGCATTTTTATCCCCCCAATTTCTAGCTCTCTATTACCCTCACTTCCCCTTTAAAGCACCCACTCACTTTCATGCTCTGTTTCTTCATCAAGCATTAGAGCATGGAAAAACTCACCTTTTGTCTTCTCCTCTGCGTCTTTTTCCTTTCCCTTTTCTCCTCCATTGCAGGTAACAActcattttctttaattttttctcaCTAACTTTACATAAACATAATTATCTGTCTtaatttaactttttatttttttattgtgcATTTGCAGATGGTGGTTCAATTGGGATAAACTATGGCCGTGTAGCTAACAATTTGCCATCAGCAGTGAAAGTTACAGCGCTGTTGAAATCTCAAGATGTTGAGCGTGTGAAGGTCTACGATACTGACCCGGCTGTGCTCAAAGCTCTTTCTGGATCCGACATTAAGGTTACTGTAAATCTGCCTAACGAGCTTCTCTACAATGCTGCGAAGCGCCAATCTTTTGCTTACTCATGGGTGCAGAAAAATGTTGCTGCTTATTACCCATCAACCCAAATCGAAACCATTGCTGTTGGAAATGAAGTTTTTGTTGACCCACATAACACGACCCGTTTTCTTGTACCCGCCATGAAGAACATTCATCAGGCTCTTGTTAAGTATAATTTCCATgacaaaatcaaaatttcttctCCTGTTGCTCTCAGCGCCTTGCAGAACTCTTACCCGTCTTCGGCCGGGTCATTCCGATCCGAATTGATCGAACCCGTGATTAAACCCATGCTGGATTTCCTCCGGCAAACTGGATCTTACCTTATGGTGAACTGTTACCCGTTTTTCGCTTACGAGTCGAATTCCGATGTCATTTCTCTTGATTATGCACTGTTCCGTGAAAACCCCGGTGTCGTTGACGCCGGTAACGGACTCCGTTACTTCAGTCTATTTGATGCCCAAATCGACGCCGTTTTTGCTGCATTGTCGGCTTTGAAGTACAACGATATCAAAATGGTCGTATCAGAAACTGGATGGCCATCCAAAGGAGACAACACCGAAATCGGCGCTTCCGTCGACAACGCCGCGTCGTACAACGGAAACCTCGTCCGGCGAATACTCGTCGGTGGTGGTACTCCTTTAAGACCGAAAGAAGACCTCACCGTCTTCCTCTTCGCACTTTTCAACGAGAACAAAAAGCCAGGTCCTACTTCTGAGAGAAATTTCGGGTTGTTCTACCCGAATGAGCAAAAAGTTTACAACATACCATTGACAATGGAGGGTTTAAAGCATTACGTCGACCGACGGTCACCGGTGGCTGGCGACCAGAGAACGCAGAAGGGCGGGAAGGGGAATGTGTCAGGACAAACATGGTGCGTGGCGAGTGGAGAAGCGGGGAAGGATCATCTACAAGCAGCTCTAGATTACGCTTGTGGTGAGGGCGGAGCTAATTGCCGTTCGATTCAACCAGGGTCGACGTGTTACAATCCTAACACATTAGAGGCTCATGCTTCATTCGCTTTCAATAGTTATTATCAGAAAAAAGGACGTGCGATGGGTTCGTGTTATTTCGGTGGAGCTGCCTACATTGTTCATCAACAACCTAGTAAGTAGCATATCTTTTAGTTcatcttaaaaaaattatttaattt
Protein-coding sequences here:
- the LOC129892314 gene encoding glucan endo-1,3-beta-glucosidase 12, with the protein product MEKLTFCLLLCVFFLSLFSSIADGGSIGINYGRVANNLPSAVKVTALLKSQDVERVKVYDTDPAVLKALSGSDIKVTVNLPNELLYNAAKRQSFAYSWVQKNVAAYYPSTQIETIAVGNEVFVDPHNTTRFLVPAMKNIHQALVKYNFHDKIKISSPVALSALQNSYPSSAGSFRSELIEPVIKPMLDFLRQTGSYLMVNCYPFFAYESNSDVISLDYALFRENPGVVDAGNGLRYFSLFDAQIDAVFAALSALKYNDIKMVVSETGWPSKGDNTEIGASVDNAASYNGNLVRRILVGGGTPLRPKEDLTVFLFALFNENKKPGPTSERNFGLFYPNEQKVYNIPLTMEGLKHYVDRRSPVAGDQRTQKGGKGNVSGQTWCVASGEAGKDHLQAALDYACGEGGANCRSIQPGSTCYNPNTLEAHASFAFNSYYQKKGRAMGSCYFGGAAYIVHQQPKYGHCALPTEE